A genomic window from Sulfurimonas paralvinellae includes:
- a CDS encoding aminotransferase class I/II-fold pyridoxal phosphate-dependent enzyme produces MMHHGGNIYKYAKELDCKPDEIIDFSSNINCYAPETLIECSSSLVTKYADSNYPELKQTIAANYKTASQNIALYNGATAAIYALLSSLKSKKVTLYAPLYGEYEKAALAAKKNIYKINRIENIDAKVEKKSIVIFVNPATPEGSFYDIEELFLMWKKKKCTIIVDESFIEFENHKSLKNQIDDYKKLYIIQSFTKFYACAGVRIGAVFSHKKNIRSLNTPLWNISSLDAAFLQKRLNDEDFKNKARATHLKQKEELQRLLKESRLFDTIVASEANFILTQSSHASEIFEHLLAHKILVRSCESFDFLDNSWLRFAVKDETAHTKLKEALSAFA; encoded by the coding sequence ATGATGCACCACGGCGGAAATATTTACAAATACGCAAAAGAGCTTGACTGCAAGCCTGACGAGATAATCGACTTCTCATCAAATATCAACTGCTATGCTCCTGAGACGCTCATCGAATGTTCTAGCAGCCTCGTAACAAAATATGCCGACAGCAACTATCCTGAACTAAAACAGACCATCGCGGCAAACTACAAAACAGCAAGCCAAAACATCGCACTCTACAACGGCGCGACAGCTGCCATCTATGCACTGCTTAGTTCACTCAAAAGTAAAAAGGTCACTCTTTATGCGCCGCTTTACGGTGAGTATGAAAAAGCAGCACTTGCTGCAAAAAAAAACATTTATAAAATAAACCGCATTGAAAATATCGATGCCAAAGTAGAAAAAAAATCCATTGTCATTTTTGTCAATCCTGCAACGCCGGAAGGCAGTTTTTATGACATTGAAGAGCTTTTTTTAATGTGGAAAAAGAAAAAATGCACCATTATTGTTGATGAGAGTTTCATAGAATTTGAAAATCATAAATCTTTGAAAAATCAAATAGATGACTACAAAAAACTCTATATAATCCAATCTTTTACAAAGTTTTATGCCTGTGCAGGTGTACGGATCGGTGCTGTTTTCTCCCATAAAAAGAACATTCGTTCACTTAATACGCCTCTTTGGAATATCTCTTCACTCGATGCAGCCTTTTTGCAAAAACGTCTCAATGATGAAGATTTCAAAAACAAGGCTCGCGCAACACATCTCAAACAAAAAGAGGAGCTGCAGAGACTCCTCAAAGAGTCTAGACTTTTTGATACCATCGTTGCAAGTGAAGCAAACTTCATCCTCACGCAGTCATCTCACGCAAGTGAAATTTTTGAGCATCTCTTAGCGCATAAAATCTTAGTACGAAGTTGTGAAAGTTTTGATTTTCTTGACAACTCCTGGCTGCGTTTTGCCGTTAAAGATGAAACTGCTCACACAAAACTAAAAGAGGCACTTAGTGCATTCGCTTAG
- a CDS encoding metallophosphoesterase, which produces MPKISRRGFLKGAVAAATLPMLASAQEKTDKKSLKFMHITDSHMDLGDSDSVDAMKLAVEFINKNYPDLDFVLFGGDNFNNNVAGDKDTLVFKDIVAKLHCPYYTVRGNKESSPKGDDEINLAEFQKMFVNDRGLKTSGKDWLLETKGYNILGLDSCIEHQNNGRYTQETLAFAEKTLQNKKPTVIINHHPYTNYWNGTEEKDIHKYVLNNTLETQKRLFGYKNLLLTLSGHKHIDSVSKINDVNVIVTRGFIRPKDLDMYPMRYVELSGNAINQKLIYTA; this is translated from the coding sequence ATGCCAAAAATATCAAGACGCGGATTTTTAAAAGGAGCTGTTGCAGCAGCCACATTGCCTATGCTAGCATCAGCACAAGAAAAAACAGATAAAAAAAGTCTCAAATTTATGCACATTACCGACTCACATATGGATTTGGGAGACAGTGACTCTGTTGATGCGATGAAGCTCGCGGTAGAATTTATCAACAAAAACTATCCTGATCTGGATTTTGTACTCTTTGGCGGCGACAATTTTAACAACAATGTAGCCGGTGACAAAGATACTCTTGTCTTTAAAGATATTGTTGCAAAACTGCACTGTCCTTACTACACTGTTCGCGGCAACAAAGAGTCCTCTCCAAAAGGTGATGATGAGATAAACCTTGCAGAATTTCAAAAGATGTTTGTCAACGATCGCGGTTTAAAAACTTCGGGCAAAGATTGGCTGCTTGAGACAAAAGGCTACAACATCTTGGGACTTGACAGCTGCATCGAGCATCAAAACAATGGACGATATACCCAAGAGACACTTGCATTTGCAGAGAAGACACTGCAAAACAAAAAGCCGACAGTTATCATAAACCACCACCCCTACACAAACTACTGGAACGGCACTGAAGAAAAAGATATTCACAAATATGTGCTTAACAATACACTAGAGACGCAAAAAAGACTCTTTGGTTATAAAAATCTTCTTCTTACGCTCTCAGGACACAAACACATCGACTCAGTCTCAAAGATAAATGATGTCAATGTCATTGTCACACGCGGTTTCATTCGTCCAAAAGATCTAGATATGTACCCGATGCGTTATGTTGAGCTCTCAGGAAATGCAATAAACCAAAAACTCATCTATACAGCCTAA
- a CDS encoding EAL domain-containing protein, which yields MNKIDLHALIKRTKPLHLLVVEDDEAMRKVTVTFLNTFFDNIHCAGDGVEALQVLGEEPIDMILTDINMPNMNGLEFIAKLREMNCDLPIMILSAHAEPSYFLQSIKYSVDGYLLKPFDIEQFFPLLLKIVKCLEDKKELLEYHNQLETMVAQKTKELEYRCLHEYYTDLPNAIMLHQDLEKWKCGYMLLLDMSHFSVINKEYGKAFANHVIIRTARILEKHIHKNAKLYKTESDRFAILLKESPLKEVYLYCDQIISFFDNHNIGIDDTELNITFNIGVDKIRADASDTLINCEYALDKSKELGSRHYEVFSARTTAFKDEKEAVKWLRLTRELIMEEKIEPYYQPIKDLKSGKVVKYEALARGIYKDEIVAPHFFVQQAEKLGLSTALTRLMINKSFAFFQDKTEEFSINLTERDLLEGYLIRFLTEKMKQYSIEPSRITFEILENITVTKNSKRITQKLNRLREIGFQVAIDDFGIENSNFSRLLEINIDFIKIDGIFIRDLKENEKNRMITRAIVNLAKTLGIKTVAEYVEDAEIYTLIKECGIDYAQGYFIGKPAPKLLDT from the coding sequence GTGAATAAAATAGACTTACATGCTTTGATAAAGCGCACAAAACCGCTGCATCTTTTGGTGGTAGAAGATGATGAAGCAATGCGCAAGGTTACAGTTACTTTTTTAAATACATTTTTTGACAACATTCACTGTGCTGGCGATGGTGTAGAAGCACTTCAGGTCTTGGGTGAAGAGCCTATAGATATGATTCTTACAGATATTAATATGCCAAATATGAACGGTTTGGAGTTTATAGCAAAACTGCGTGAGATGAATTGTGATCTGCCTATTATGATACTCTCTGCACATGCAGAACCGAGTTACTTTTTGCAGAGTATAAAGTATAGTGTTGATGGTTATTTGCTGAAACCTTTTGATATTGAACAGTTCTTTCCTCTGCTGCTTAAAATCGTCAAGTGTTTAGAAGATAAGAAAGAGTTGCTGGAGTATCACAATCAGTTAGAAACAATGGTGGCGCAAAAGACAAAAGAGCTTGAATACCGCTGTCTTCATGAATACTATACAGACCTTCCAAATGCAATTATGCTGCATCAAGATTTAGAAAAATGGAAATGTGGTTATATGCTGCTTTTGGATATGTCGCATTTTTCTGTTATTAATAAAGAGTATGGAAAAGCGTTTGCAAATCATGTCATCATCAGAACAGCACGTATTTTAGAGAAGCATATTCATAAAAATGCAAAACTTTATAAGACAGAGTCAGATCGTTTTGCGATTTTACTCAAAGAGAGTCCCTTAAAAGAGGTCTATCTTTACTGCGATCAAATCATCTCCTTTTTTGACAATCACAACATCGGAATTGATGATACAGAGTTGAATATAACATTTAATATCGGTGTCGATAAAATTCGAGCAGATGCCTCTGACACCTTGATAAACTGTGAATATGCACTGGATAAATCTAAAGAGCTTGGAAGCAGACACTATGAAGTATTTAGTGCGCGAACGACAGCTTTTAAAGATGAAAAAGAGGCTGTGAAATGGCTGCGTCTTACACGTGAGTTGATTATGGAAGAGAAAATTGAGCCCTATTACCAACCTATAAAAGATTTAAAAAGCGGCAAGGTCGTTAAGTATGAAGCACTTGCGAGAGGAATATATAAAGATGAGATCGTAGCACCCCATTTTTTTGTACAACAGGCTGAAAAACTGGGTCTGTCAACGGCATTAACACGTCTTATGATTAACAAAAGCTTTGCTTTTTTTCAAGATAAAACAGAGGAGTTCTCTATCAATTTAACAGAGAGAGATCTGCTAGAGGGGTATTTGATTCGATTTTTGACAGAGAAGATGAAGCAGTATAGCATAGAGCCTTCGCGAATTACTTTTGAGATACTTGAAAATATTACGGTAACAAAAAATTCAAAAAGAATCACACAAAAACTAAACCGTCTGCGTGAGATAGGATTTCAAGTGGCTATCGATGATTTTGGTATAGAGAACTCCAACTTTTCACGTCTTTTAGAGATCAATATTGATTTTATCAAGATAGATGGTATTTTCATTCGTGATTTAAAAGAGAATGAGAAGAACAGAATGATAACACGGGCCATTGTCAATCTTGCCAAAACGCTAGGTATTAAAACTGTGGCGGAATATGTAGAGGATGCGGAGATATACACACTCATAAAAGAGTGTGGTATTGATTATGCACAAGGCTATTTCATAGGGAAGCCTGCGCCTAAATTACTTGATACGTGA
- a CDS encoding FecCD family ABC transporter permease has translation MPRFVIWGLLIGVLLFSPFMGAVDLNLSDIFHLDTLSAQIFYDIRLPRVIFTFFAGLILALSGLLFQTLFRNSLMTPYTLGISSGATLGAGIAIKLGLASILFGIGAVTLFGFLGAMLTIFLLLYLARFLKGSQQTSLLLLGIALSLFYTSALMLVFYLGNTIQNDMLIRFTMGSLSIIGWNSPLLISVAAVVLLIGVYSYRFELQLLGISEESATLKGVESKKITLILLLIASLSIGLLVSISGPIGFVGLVVPHIVAKLYPVTIAKRIIKTALFGGFFLVFCDTLSRSLPTQSELPIGIITALIGGPFFIYLIISRIK, from the coding sequence ATGCCTAGATTTGTCATCTGGGGTCTGCTTATTGGTGTTTTACTCTTTTCTCCCTTTATGGGAGCAGTTGATCTGAACCTTTCAGACATTTTTCATCTAGATACACTCAGTGCGCAGATTTTTTATGACATCCGTCTGCCGCGTGTTATCTTTACCTTTTTTGCCGGACTTATTTTAGCACTCAGCGGTCTGCTTTTTCAAACTCTCTTTCGCAATTCTCTGATGACACCTTATACTTTAGGCATCTCAAGCGGGGCAACATTGGGTGCCGGCATTGCCATCAAACTCGGTCTTGCCTCCATTCTCTTTGGCATTGGAGCAGTAACTCTCTTTGGCTTTTTAGGCGCAATGCTTACCATCTTTTTACTGCTCTATCTCGCCAGATTTTTAAAAGGCTCTCAACAAACATCACTACTGCTTTTAGGCATCGCACTCTCACTCTTTTACACCTCTGCTTTGATGCTTGTCTTTTATCTTGGCAATACCATCCAAAACGATATGCTCATCCGCTTTACCATGGGCTCACTCTCCATCATCGGCTGGAATTCACCGCTGCTCATCAGTGTTGCCGCCGTTGTCTTGCTAATCGGAGTCTATAGCTACCGGTTCGAGCTGCAACTCCTTGGTATTTCAGAGGAGAGCGCAACGCTCAAAGGTGTGGAGAGTAAAAAGATCACGCTCATTTTACTGCTCATCGCCTCTTTGTCTATCGGTCTGCTTGTGAGCATCTCCGGGCCTATCGGATTTGTAGGGCTTGTCGTACCGCACATCGTTGCAAAGCTCTACCCTGTAACAATTGCAAAACGCATCATAAAAACAGCTCTTTTTGGAGGATTTTTCTTGGTCTTTTGCGATACACTCTCACGCAGTCTGCCGACACAGAGCGAACTGCCAATCGGCATCATCACCGCCCTTATCGGCGGACCATTTTTTATCTATCTTATTATCTCACGTATCAAGTAA
- a CDS encoding ABC transporter ATP-binding protein, with translation MIELSRLSLGYDEKPILQDISLIIDSHLNILGANGSGKSTLAKAFCGLLDYTGKIIIDTKNLKAYEAKERAKKIAYIPTKLEFYDEFITLAEFVLQGRFAHKESFLDYSDKDRSIASANLELFGLAHLKEQTLSSLSSGETALALIAQALTQESEIIIFDEPTANLDPKNSKIIAEHIKNLKQTHQTVLITHDLHLAHYIDSPVLFLQEKKAHYFTENFFEDDNLSSLYDVKIQSLAVQYA, from the coding sequence ATGATTGAACTCAGCCGCCTCTCTCTGGGCTATGATGAAAAACCGATACTGCAAGATATCTCGTTAATCATTGATTCTCACCTGAATATTCTCGGTGCAAACGGTTCGGGAAAAAGCACACTTGCAAAAGCATTTTGCGGTCTGCTTGATTACACAGGCAAGATTATCATTGATACAAAAAATCTGAAAGCATATGAAGCAAAAGAGAGAGCGAAGAAGATAGCATACATTCCTACAAAGCTAGAGTTTTATGATGAGTTTATAACGCTTGCGGAGTTCGTTTTGCAGGGGAGATTCGCACACAAAGAGAGTTTTTTGGACTATAGCGATAAAGACAGGAGCATCGCCTCCGCAAATTTAGAACTCTTTGGTCTTGCTCATCTAAAAGAGCAGACACTTTCATCCCTCAGTTCAGGGGAGACCGCACTTGCGCTCATTGCACAAGCGCTCACGCAGGAGAGCGAGATTATCATCTTTGACGAACCAACGGCAAATCTTGATCCAAAAAACTCCAAAATAATCGCCGAGCATATCAAAAATCTCAAACAAACACACCAAACAGTTTTAATAACACACGACTTACATTTGGCACACTACATTGACTCGCCTGTTCTTTTTTTACAAGAGAAAAAAGCACACTATTTTACCGAGAACTTTTTTGAAGATGATAATCTCAGCAGCCTCTATGATGTAAAGATCCAATCTTTGGCGGTGCAGTATGCCTAG
- a CDS encoding helical backbone metal receptor produces the protein MSIKIFLLISFFILNLHAGERIISLSPSITEIIYGLGAGDELVATSSYSLYPKAAQKLPIIGGYTNPNIEKILSHHPTLVVGQTFNAQTLEKLGYFHIKTLKLKLKIIKDIENSILLLGQTISKTKQANKLITDITNSINKIKKSKKPHSVLIVYGLHEDLRSGIYIAGSDIFFDDIIKLTGNTNAYKDDAVSQPVLGYENIIALNPEQIIILHSHATEPNVNVQKALAAWYALPTAAARNKKISIVDEDYLHIPSQRVALTIKRLSREMLDD, from the coding sequence GTGAGTATAAAAATATTTCTCCTTATCTCATTTTTTATACTCAACCTTCACGCAGGTGAGCGGATTATTTCGCTCTCGCCTTCCATTACCGAGATCATTTACGGTCTTGGTGCGGGAGATGAACTTGTGGCGACCTCTTCTTATTCGCTCTATCCAAAAGCGGCGCAAAAGCTGCCGATTATCGGCGGTTATACCAACCCGAACATAGAAAAGATCCTCTCTCACCATCCGACACTTGTCGTGGGACAGACATTTAACGCACAAACTTTAGAAAAACTGGGCTATTTTCATATAAAGACACTTAAACTCAAACTAAAAATTATTAAAGACATAGAAAATTCCATACTCCTTTTAGGTCAAACAATCTCAAAAACAAAACAGGCTAACAAACTTATAACAGATATAACAAATAGTATCAATAAAATCAAAAAATCAAAAAAACCACACTCCGTTCTCATCGTTTACGGACTGCATGAGGATCTGAGAAGCGGCATCTATATAGCCGGCAGCGATATCTTTTTTGATGACATCATTAAACTCACGGGCAATACAAATGCCTACAAAGATGATGCCGTCTCGCAACCGGTGCTGGGTTATGAAAACATCATTGCCCTCAATCCCGAACAGATCATCATCCTTCACTCTCACGCAACCGAACCAAATGTAAATGTTCAAAAAGCTTTGGCCGCTTGGTATGCATTGCCGACTGCCGCAGCGAGAAACAAAAAGATATCCATCGTTGATGAAGACTACCTGCACATTCCATCCCAAAGAGTCGCTCTGACAATCAAACGCCTCTCACGTGAGATGCTGGATGATTGA
- a CDS encoding TonB-dependent receptor plug domain-containing protein, with protein sequence MQRTIQLSLISVALLAGTLQAQNQYTLNNIEVSTSQGTALNKKDVTDSVTVITKEEIEDSRVTTLNEALHKLANMPMTQNGGPGTSSSIYLRGMSSKRILVLIDGVRYNNPTAIGATAEFSQIMLNNVEQIEIIKGAQSGVWGSDASGGVINIITSKAKKGLHTNVNMEYGAYDTLQTSLTASYATKKYDFLASGTYFDNDGFSAAEPTQSETNYGKRYDDLGLEKDSYENKTLNTKFGYNITDNDRVEANIQAINSLVHYDKGAGTANDSTVPNTYLQNRFYTLALKHKDTLNNITLQYNLSTFKRDVTYVDWFTSLPATTNYKGSVNEIKLDDKIDYMKDSFLRVGASYQKFKQTDITPNVDKSYSAIAVYGTNYNKLHLLADNNTIITESVRYDKYNNFDNSLTGKLGIKQFLKDDLYISANIGSGYNAPTLGQLYGQWGANPNLKPEKSKTSDITFGNDTVWVTGFYNEITDLIDYDWTLGYIQISGISKFKGVELGYEDFYFDFLGVKALYTYLDAKDADNKNLARRPKSQLDVTATYYATDDIDFGVNAQYIGTRYDKADNQGAQTGKYTVANFVTNVRANKNLTFYAKIDNITDKYYQTVDGYATAGRSAYVGLNLKY encoded by the coding sequence ATGCAAAGAACAATACAACTATCACTCATTTCAGTTGCTCTACTAGCAGGAACACTTCAAGCACAGAATCAATACACATTGAACAATATTGAAGTAAGCACTTCACAAGGAACAGCACTTAATAAAAAGGATGTAACAGACAGTGTAACTGTTATTACAAAAGAAGAAATAGAAGATTCTCGTGTTACAACACTCAATGAAGCGCTTCACAAATTGGCAAATATGCCTATGACTCAAAATGGTGGACCAGGAACATCTTCATCTATTTATCTTAGAGGTATGAGTTCAAAAAGAATTCTCGTTCTTATCGATGGTGTACGTTACAACAATCCTACAGCCATTGGTGCAACAGCAGAATTTTCACAAATTATGCTAAATAATGTAGAACAGATTGAAATCATTAAAGGTGCCCAATCAGGCGTTTGGGGAAGTGATGCAAGTGGAGGTGTTATCAATATCATCACATCAAAAGCGAAAAAAGGATTGCATACAAATGTAAACATGGAATATGGCGCATATGATACGCTGCAAACATCACTTACTGCCTCGTATGCCACTAAAAAATATGATTTTCTTGCATCAGGAACCTATTTTGATAATGACGGGTTTTCAGCTGCAGAACCAACACAATCTGAAACAAATTATGGAAAAAGATATGATGATTTGGGACTTGAAAAAGACAGCTATGAAAACAAAACACTCAATACAAAATTTGGATACAACATCACAGATAATGATAGAGTAGAAGCAAATATTCAGGCAATCAACTCTTTAGTACATTATGACAAAGGAGCAGGAACTGCAAATGATTCAACAGTGCCAAATACATACTTACAGAATCGTTTCTATACACTTGCATTAAAACACAAAGACACCCTCAATAATATTACCCTGCAATACAATTTATCTACTTTCAAAAGAGATGTAACATATGTGGATTGGTTTACTTCTTTACCAGCTACTACAAATTACAAAGGTTCTGTAAACGAAATCAAGCTAGATGATAAGATAGACTATATGAAAGATAGTTTTTTAAGAGTCGGAGCATCCTATCAAAAATTTAAGCAGACTGATATTACGCCAAATGTTGATAAAAGCTATTCTGCAATTGCCGTTTATGGTACAAACTACAATAAACTTCATCTTTTAGCTGATAACAACACAATCATCACAGAGTCTGTCCGTTATGACAAATACAATAATTTTGATAATTCTCTTACTGGTAAACTAGGTATCAAGCAGTTTTTAAAAGATGATCTGTATATTAGTGCCAATATAGGTTCAGGCTATAATGCACCTACACTTGGGCAACTTTATGGACAATGGGGAGCAAATCCAAACCTTAAACCTGAAAAATCAAAGACAAGTGACATCACTTTTGGTAATGATACTGTTTGGGTAACAGGTTTTTATAATGAAATCACCGACTTAATTGATTATGACTGGACACTTGGCTATATTCAAATTTCCGGTATATCAAAATTTAAAGGTGTTGAACTCGGGTATGAAGATTTCTATTTTGACTTTTTAGGAGTGAAAGCTCTCTACACTTACCTTGATGCAAAAGATGCAGATAATAAAAATCTTGCTCGTCGCCCAAAATCACAACTTGATGTGACGGCAACGTACTATGCAACTGATGATATCGATTTTGGTGTCAATGCACAATATATTGGAACACGTTACGACAAAGCAGATAATCAAGGTGCACAAACAGGTAAATATACAGTTGCAAATTTCGTAACAAATGTCAGAGCAAATAAAAATCTCACATTTTATGCTAAAATTGACAATATTACAGATAAATACTATCAAACTGTTGACGGATATGCAACAGCAGGACGCAGTGCCTACGTCGGTCTTAATCTAAAATACTAA
- a CDS encoding NFACT family protein, whose translation MKLSHLKQIVNYLKNFKKISAVHRVSDTIIKVVFDKNDTLYFNMQRSNSSIFKCQEYPRSKVYNAPFDVILAKRFNRSNILGIELVNGDKIIRFKTSLASAYKEEITYLQFEFTGKYTNVIILDEDMVVLEALRHIDLFSSFREVRVGQKLLDVPAAPFTPKEYPLEDVEAYLYEVYEKEQNAKLSSLKKQKVALLSKKLKKLQKLYERLESQEELEAEAQRYEHYGNLVLSNVHNIKPYSEVLYLNDYDGSVVEVPLQKPHATPFTISEMFFTKSKKAKQRAKHLHIEEESLRSKIEHIKLFINTVEEAKDIAKIELLFPKRIQNKKVKQDDSIETFWIEGYKVELGKNEKGNIAVLKNAKARDIWLHMRDMPSCHVIIHTDKQQLPQNIIAAAARLCVDFTTTSKDRYLVDYTPRREVTIQNGANVLYNKYKTIEVDTR comes from the coding sequence ATGAAACTATCCCATCTCAAACAAATTGTAAACTATTTAAAGAATTTTAAAAAAATCAGTGCTGTCCATCGAGTCAGTGACACCATTATTAAAGTCGTTTTTGACAAAAATGATACGCTCTACTTCAATATGCAGCGCTCCAACTCTTCCATCTTTAAGTGTCAGGAGTATCCGCGTTCAAAGGTCTATAACGCTCCTTTTGATGTTATCTTGGCGAAGCGTTTTAACCGCTCGAATATTTTAGGCATTGAACTTGTCAACGGCGATAAGATCATTCGTTTTAAAACCTCGCTGGCTTCGGCGTACAAAGAGGAGATAACCTATCTTCAGTTTGAATTTACCGGAAAATATACCAATGTCATCATTTTAGATGAAGATATGGTCGTTTTGGAAGCCCTGCGCCATATTGATCTCTTTTCTTCGTTTCGTGAGGTGCGTGTCGGGCAAAAACTCCTTGATGTTCCGGCGGCTCCGTTTACACCAAAAGAGTATCCGCTTGAAGATGTTGAAGCCTATCTGTATGAGGTTTATGAAAAAGAACAAAATGCAAAATTGAGCAGCCTTAAAAAACAAAAAGTGGCACTGCTGAGTAAAAAGCTTAAAAAACTGCAAAAACTTTACGAGAGATTGGAGTCACAGGAAGAGCTTGAAGCAGAAGCACAGAGGTATGAGCATTATGGCAATCTTGTCCTTTCTAATGTGCACAATATCAAACCTTACAGTGAAGTGCTTTATCTCAATGATTATGACGGCTCTGTTGTTGAAGTACCGCTGCAGAAGCCTCACGCAACACCCTTTACCATAAGTGAAATGTTCTTTACAAAAAGTAAAAAGGCAAAACAACGCGCAAAACATCTGCATATTGAAGAAGAATCTCTGAGAAGTAAGATAGAGCATATCAAACTCTTTATCAATACCGTCGAGGAAGCAAAAGACATTGCTAAAATTGAGCTGCTCTTTCCAAAACGCATACAGAATAAAAAGGTCAAACAAGATGATTCCATAGAGACATTCTGGATAGAGGGATATAAAGTAGAGTTGGGCAAGAATGAAAAGGGCAATATCGCCGTGCTTAAAAATGCCAAAGCGAGAGATATCTGGCTGCATATGCGAGATATGCCTTCGTGTCATGTTATCATTCATACCGACAAACAGCAGCTGCCGCAAAACATTATAGCCGCAGCGGCAAGGCTCTGTGTTGATTTTACAACGACTTCAAAAGATCGATATTTAGTCGATTATACTCCAAGACGTGAAGTGACCATACAAAATGGGGCAAATGTGCTGTATAATAAGTACAAGACAATAGAGGTAGATACGCGATAA
- a CDS encoding phosphatidate cytidylyltransferase, whose amino-acid sequence MSMFGEHKERILTGLALLAGVLIVGFIDNFFLMWLVFGVIYILAFKEAIKLFGVERDGLIPFAVGLWLIAGIYPYGDDLFVLAGVAYAGAVAFNKELKWVDFFPFIYPTAGILFMFTMYEEYGVMALLWLVAVVALTDIGAYAVGKSIGKTPFCETSPNKTMEGVVGGVVVATAGGMFFGLPIVDLGVAFLISFFVAVSSVFGDLFESSLKRQAGVKDSGDLLPGHGGVLDRIDGYLFGGIVMLVLLRGLV is encoded by the coding sequence ATGAGTATGTTTGGTGAGCATAAAGAGCGAATTTTAACAGGTCTTGCACTTTTAGCAGGTGTTTTGATCGTCGGTTTTATAGATAACTTTTTTCTGATGTGGCTTGTTTTTGGTGTCATTTACATTCTTGCTTTTAAAGAAGCGATCAAGCTTTTTGGTGTTGAGAGAGACGGGCTCATCCCTTTTGCTGTCGGCCTTTGGCTGATTGCCGGAATATATCCTTACGGTGATGACCTCTTCGTTCTTGCAGGTGTGGCTTATGCCGGTGCTGTGGCTTTTAACAAAGAGCTTAAATGGGTAGATTTCTTCCCGTTCATCTATCCGACCGCCGGCATCTTGTTTATGTTTACGATGTATGAAGAGTATGGTGTAATGGCGCTGCTTTGGCTTGTAGCGGTTGTGGCATTGACAGATATCGGTGCGTATGCTGTAGGAAAAAGCATAGGAAAAACTCCTTTTTGTGAGACATCTCCAAATAAAACCATGGAAGGGGTTGTTGGCGGTGTAGTCGTCGCGACTGCAGGAGGTATGTTCTTTGGACTGCCGATCGTTGATCTTGGAGTTGCATTTTTAATCTCATTTTTTGTTGCAGTGAGTTCCGTGTTTGGTGACCTTTTTGAATCTTCTCTCAAACGTCAGGCTGGTGTAAAAGACAGTGGTGATCTACTGCCTGGACACGGTGGTGTACTTGACCGCATAGACGGCTATCTTTTTGGTGGTATCGTCATGCTTGTTCTGCTTCGAGGACTTGTCTAA